One genomic segment of Caldimonas brevitalea includes these proteins:
- a CDS encoding MFS transporter codes for MSQSHTSQFALLTQRRFAPFFWTQFLGAGNDNLFKFAFTVLVTYQVQVAWLPPAVAGLAIGALFILPFLLFSATSGQLADKYDKARLIRFVKSLEIAIMAVAGIGFVTQQVAVLLLCVFLMGLHSTLFGPVKYAYLPQHLSERELTGGNGMVEMGTFVAILLGNVAGGLLIAMPGVGAQYVAWACFGLAVLGRVTAQRVPVSPATDPALQINWNPLSETLRNLRLARESVAVFRSILGISWMWFFGAVFLSQFPSFAKEVLHGNEQVASLLLVVFSVGIGIGSLLCETLSRRHVEIGLVPVGALGMSVFAIDLYFASRGLPQPAVSYTLGSFVAQPGHVRVLLDLLLLSLSAGLYSVPMYALIQMRAQASHRARIIAANNILNALFMIASAVLAGALLQAGFSVPQVFLVTGLLNALVGFYIFMLVPEYLLRFVALLVSRCIYRFKVHGDEHIPSHGAAVIAANHVSFVDAILLMAASPRPIVFIMDHRIFKIPVLGWLFKLARAIPIAPQKEDPATYERAFQEAQRVLREGDLLGIFPEGAITRDGTLQEFKGGLMKILQAQPAPVVPVALQNLWGSYFSRVEQGTAMVRPFRRGVFSRVGVVAGPAMPAETVSLDGLRERVGRLLAA; via the coding sequence ATGAGCCAGTCCCACACCAGCCAGTTCGCGCTGCTGACGCAGCGCCGTTTCGCGCCGTTCTTCTGGACCCAGTTCCTGGGGGCCGGCAACGACAACCTGTTCAAGTTCGCCTTCACCGTGCTCGTCACCTACCAGGTGCAGGTGGCCTGGCTGCCGCCGGCGGTCGCCGGCCTGGCCATCGGGGCCTTGTTCATCCTGCCCTTCCTGCTGTTCTCGGCGACCAGCGGACAGCTGGCGGACAAGTACGACAAGGCCCGTTTGATCCGGTTCGTGAAGTCGCTCGAGATCGCCATCATGGCCGTCGCCGGGATCGGATTCGTCACCCAGCAGGTGGCCGTGCTGCTGCTGTGCGTGTTCCTGATGGGCTTGCACTCCACCTTGTTCGGCCCAGTGAAGTACGCCTACCTGCCGCAGCACCTGAGCGAGCGCGAGCTCACCGGCGGCAACGGCATGGTCGAAATGGGCACCTTCGTGGCGATCCTGCTCGGCAACGTCGCCGGTGGCCTGTTGATCGCAATGCCCGGGGTCGGCGCGCAATACGTCGCGTGGGCCTGCTTCGGCCTGGCGGTGTTGGGGCGTGTCACGGCCCAGCGTGTGCCGGTCTCGCCGGCCACCGACCCGGCCTTGCAGATCAACTGGAACCCGCTCAGCGAAACCTTGCGCAACCTGCGCCTCGCGCGCGAGAGCGTCGCGGTGTTCCGCTCCATCCTCGGCATCTCGTGGATGTGGTTCTTCGGGGCGGTGTTTTTGTCCCAGTTCCCGTCGTTCGCCAAGGAGGTGCTGCACGGCAACGAGCAGGTCGCGTCGCTGCTGCTGGTGGTGTTCTCGGTCGGCATCGGCATCGGCTCGCTGCTGTGCGAGACGCTGTCGCGGCGCCATGTCGAGATCGGCCTGGTGCCGGTGGGCGCGCTGGGCATGAGTGTGTTCGCGATCGACCTGTACTTCGCGTCGCGCGGGCTGCCCCAGCCGGCCGTGTCCTACACGCTGGGCAGCTTCGTCGCGCAGCCCGGCCATGTGCGCGTGTTGCTCGACCTGCTGCTGCTCAGCCTCAGCGCCGGCCTCTACAGCGTGCCGATGTATGCGCTGATCCAGATGCGCGCGCAGGCCAGCCACCGGGCTCGCATCATTGCCGCCAACAACATCCTCAACGCACTGTTCATGATCGCCAGCGCAGTGCTCGCCGGTGCCCTGTTGCAAGCCGGCTTCAGCGTGCCGCAGGTGTTCCTGGTCACCGGGCTGCTGAATGCCCTGGTCGGCTTCTACATCTTCATGCTGGTGCCCGAATACCTGCTGCGTTTCGTCGCCTTGCTCGTCTCGCGCTGCATCTACCGCTTCAAGGTGCACGGCGACGAGCACATCCCGTCGCACGGTGCGGCCGTCATCGCGGCCAACCATGTCAGCTTCGTCGACGCCATCTTGCTGATGGCGGCCAGCCCGCGGCCCATCGTGTTCATCATGGACCACCGCATCTTCAAGATCCCGGTGCTCGGCTGGCTGTTCAAGCTGGCGCGCGCGATCCCGATCGCGCCGCAGAAAGAAGACCCGGCCACCTACGAGCGGGCCTTTCAGGAAGCGCAGCGCGTGCTGCGTGAGGGTGACCTGCTGGGCATCTTCCCCGAAGGCGCCATCACGCGGGACGGCACGCTGCAGGAGTTCAAGGGCGGCTTGATGAAGATCCTGCAGGCCCAGCCGGCGCCGGTGGTGCCGGTCGCCCTGCAGAACCTGTGGGGCTCCTACTTCTCGCGCGTCGAGCAAGGCACGGCGATGGTGCGGCCGTTCCGCCGCGGCGTGTTCAGCCGTGTGGGGGTGGTCGCCGGTCCGGCGATGCCGGCCGAGACCGTGTCGCTCGACGGCTTGCGTGAGCGGGTCGGCCGGTTGCTCGCGGCCTGA